GATGGACGTGGATGAGCTCGCCGAGCTCACCGGCCTCGCCATCCGCAAGGAAGGCTTCGAAACGGTCGCCGGCCTCGTCACCAGCCTCGCCGGCCGCATCCCCCGCAAGGGCGAGCACATCTCCTTCGGCCCCTTCCGCGTGGACATCCTCGAGGCCACCCCCCGCCACGTCCGCCGCCTCCGCTTCACCCGCGTCAGCAGCGGCGCGCGCTGAAGCCCCTCTGCCCTCGCCCCCGTGCCCCACGCCCGCGCTCGGCCGCCAATCGCCCGTTCTCGCTCTTCCGGCCATACCTGCTCACCCTCCCGAGGTGCCCGGTATGGCCGGAACCGCGAGGACCGCCCATTCTCGCCCTTCCACCCATACTGGCTCACCTCCTCCCCCCAAGGGTGAGCAAGTATGAGCTCCTGCCCCGCCGCCCCGCCGCATCCGCGCATCCGCCTGCCGACATCGGCATCCCCGGCACCGGCATGGGCGCACACCGCCCCGGGTGTGGGCCGGGATTGTAGGCAGGGTGATGGTCTCTGGAGCCTGAAGGTCTCGCATGAGATAGCCCAGGGCAACGCCCTGGGTTCAGCGGGATCCACGAGTCCAGCCCTGAAGGGGCGAGATAGAAGCTCTCGATTCCGCCCTGTCAGGGCTGCCGCGGGGCGGTCTTGTTCCCAGGGCGTTGCCCTGGGCTATCCCATTTCGCTCCTTCGGAGCTCCCGCCGCCACCTACAATTCCGGCCCACACCCCACCGCCCCGCCGCGCTTGAATCCCGACCGATTCTGCGCGAGAATCGCGGGCGTGGCACAACGGCCTCGGATGTCTGTCTTTCTCTCAGAAAGGAGTTGCCGATGAGAAGGGCCGTGATGCTGGCGACGTTGGGCATCGTGTTGCTGGGGCTTGCGCGAGCCGTTCCTGCCGCCGAGGAGGGCGCCACCCAGACCAAGACGGGGGTGGTGAAGAAGGTGGATGCCGCGGCCAACCAGATCGTGGTCATGGTCAAACGCGAGCTCACCTTCGCCGTCACCGAGGCCACCAAGATCGTCCAGGGCGATCAGGCCAAGAAGCTCGCC
The Planctomycetota bacterium DNA segment above includes these coding regions:
- a CDS encoding DUF5666 domain-containing protein gives rise to the protein MRRAVMLATLGIVLLGLARAVPAAEEGATQTKTGVVKKVDAAANQIVVMVKRELTFAVTEATKIVQGDQAKKLADIKVDSKVTVEYTRNGDTRTAVKITLLPEN